In the Triticum aestivum cultivar Chinese Spring chromosome 2B, IWGSC CS RefSeq v2.1, whole genome shotgun sequence genome, TTCCATTGTATTGAATCCGACTGGTCGAAGAGTTGAACTTCTATCAATCTCCGAACCAGGTGCATCCAGGTGGTCCATCTCTCACCAACTAACACACGTCTGAACTGGATGTTCAAGGGAATTGTTTGAAGGACGATACCTacataatcctccttacgttgcataGTATTAGAGTGTAGGATATTGGATGGCCAAGGGCGTCTCTCCTAACCACGTAttctcccaaaatcttgttgacatttcattgccaaccaagaatttgaccctgcAAAAGAATAGGTCCTTCGTGCgcataagtcccttccagaacggCGAGTCAGTCGGTCTCATGGTAACTTGGGCTAGGCGCAAGAGTTGAGACCACATGCCCTCCGGCTCAGTCTCTAATTTATATAGCCATTTGCTCATAAGACATTTGTTCTTgatttctaagttctcaataccgagacccccttggtctttaggtcgGCAAAGGATATCCCATATCGCGAGACGGTATTTCCGcttggcctcatcagactgccaAAACAAGCgggatctaaagaaatcaagtcgcttGCGATCTTCTTTCAGAATTTCAAAGAACGAAAGTAgaaacatcggcatactagtcaaTACTGAGTTAATCATGACTAGCCGACCTCCAtatgacatcagcttgcccttccagcagctaagTTTTTTTTTTCAATTCGTTCTTCAATACATTTTCATTCTTTATTGGAAAGCTTACGGTGACAAGTAACTGAATGGTAAAGCACCTGATTCACATCCGAACAGTTGTCTGTAAGTGTGTtcctcgtctttggccttcccaaagcagaacacctcgctcttatgaaaattaatttttaatCCAAACAATTGTTCAAAGAGACACAAGATAAGTTTCATATTACGTGCTTTAGCCATGTCATGCTCCATGAATAgaatagtgtcatcagcatattgtagaatGGATACCCATCCATCGACCAGATGAGGAACTAGACCCTCTACATGGCCATGCTGCTTGGCCTGCCAATAATGACGGCCAGCATATCTGCCACAATATTGAACAGAAGAGGAGACATGGAATTCCTTTGTCGCAACCCCTTATGTGTCTGGAATAGTGACCGATGTCATCGTTCACCTTGATTCCAACACTACCTTTCTGGACTTGGGTATCTACTTGGTTCCTCCAAGTTTCACTAAAACCCTTCATGTgcattgcctgctgaagaaaaGGCTACTTTACGTTATCATACGCCTTCTCAAAGTCCACTTTGAAAATAACCCCATCCATGGCTGTGTGCATCaagagatgcagaggccgggggtatacctccttttcgaaaaaaaaataacCCCATCCAGTTTCTTCAAGTGGATCTCATGAAGCGTTTCATGTAGAACGACTACCCCTTCCAGTATGTGTCGTCCCGGCATGAACGCTGTCTGGCTTGGTTGGATCATCGAAtgagcaatttgtgtcaatctattggttcTGTTTACAATACATAACTATACAAGAAGGAGCCTTTGTTCTAGAATTTTCCACGTTGGAAAAACTACAAATATATAATCTGTAAAGCATTGAGTTTATCTATTTTTAAATAAGAAATCAACTGCCTCGGCGAATGGAGAAAAATACTAAAAATGCAGTAGCAGAAATGTACTGGGACCTTTATAAGATGATTATAAGAAACCGACTGTCCTTTGCAATCCTTCCTTCATCTTGGTTCAAGCTCTGTGATTGAAACTTCATTTGGTGAAGCCATAGCTGACTTAGCGGTCGACTGGGAAGCCATAGGGTATGACGACTCCGAGTATGGAGTCGAGTATGTGCCGCTCTTGGTGATGAAAAATGATGGCTTGGATGGAGACTGGAGGGACACGGTGTTACTGCTAAGCATGACATTTACTGTCGACATCATAGGCCTATCAGCTGGGTTATCTTGAACACAGAGCAGCCCAATGTGAAAAATCTTCACCATCTGGTCTCCTGGCGCATGACTTCTCAGAGATGCGTCTATGATCTCTGAAATTGTCCCCGTGCTCCAGTGTTCCCATATCTGTATCGAATTAGCACTCAGTATTTTTCACAGAAGTTACTTAACTATGGAGTTCAGGATCAGCACAGGAACTTACGAGGCTCAAGAGATCGACAGACTCGTCAAAGTTATAGGAGCCACTGCTTCGTCGTCCGGTCACAAATTCTAACATCAAAATGCCAAAGCTGAACACATCCGATTTTATAGAATAGTGACCGCGCATTGCATACTCCGGGGCCATGTATCCACTGCAAGAGGAGCATAATGTTATTATAGTTGACATACCGTTTGAGTACCGTCAGGCCAATTGGACCACGCTTACTATGTTCCAACAACACGGTTTGTGACCTCCCGTGATTGATCTGCTCCAAATAGCCTTGCCAAGCCAAAGTCTGAAATCTTCGGAGTGTAATCAGAGTCTAACAGAACATTGCTAGCTTTGAGGTCCCGGTGGATTATTCTCAGCTGTGAATCTTCATGAAGATACTGCAATCCTCGAGCAATCCCATTTATTATCTTTAATCTCTTTCCCCAGTCTAGCTCCTTTTTTCTCTCAGGATCTGGCATTTGAACAAGAAACCGTGAATGAATAAAGTTCAGTTTTCCAACACCCTAGTGTTTTGGACAAAATAATTCCTTAGGATTTTTCCATGCAATGCTTGGCTTTAGTAGTTGTTATGCTATTGCTGAAATAATGATCGGAATTAGTACCAAAAAGAATGGTGTCAATGCTTCTATTGGGCATGTATTCGTACACAAGCAGTTTCTCATGCTCTTGCAAGCATACGCCAACAAGCCTGACAAGATTCTTATGTTGAAGCTTGGCGACCAAAACAAGCTCATTCTTGAGCTCCCCTATTCCTTGCCCTGAATTCCTGGAGAGCCTCTTCACAGCTATTTCTTGACCATCAGGAAGGTCTCCCTGCATAAGCGTAAGCAATCATTTGTTGAAGCTGAAAAAAGCATGCTAAAGAATCGGTATGGTATGGCTGGTACCTTATAAACTGCACCAAATCCTCCCTCACCAAGCTTATTAGCCTCAGCAAAGTTATTTGTCGCATCGCGTAAGGTTGATAGATCAATGATAAGTGAATCAATGCTGTCTATGTCTTCATGATTAGTCGAATCTATCAGAAAGCACACAGACATAGAGATGCATTATATATAGGCACCGCAGCCAATTCCACCATATACGTGTTTCATGAGACTTATATTTTTTTTAACTAGATGTAACTGTTTTAGTTTTAGGTGTTAATGAAATTCAATCTAGACAGAAAATCAGTTATATCAAAAGTACtacctctgtatcaaaatataagtgcaaaaacgtcttatattttggtggATGGAGTAGATGCTAATCTTCCCTACTAGGGATCATTCCATTAACAGGGCTATAGATTCAACTCCTAATGGTTCAGTTCGAAATTCCCGAAGAAGTACTCTTTTTTTTTTCTCGAACACGCAGAAGAGTTGTTTTTGGAAATGGACGCAGAAGAGTTGTGTATCATTTCATTAAGAAAAAGGAATATgtacaaggaagaggaagaagtacTCCTCATCCGAACTTCCCTTTAGTTGGGTCGAAGCCGATGGTAAGTTCATTGGTTTTCTTTCCTACCTATTCATGAGTTCAAACTGTTAAGAGTTTAAGATAACATACAATGTGCTTGCTCAGTGCTCGCTggtcttctccttctcctcctcctcaaaTAACAGAGACAAACGGTACTGATAGCCAGAATTGCAGCAATGATAGGCAGCACAATAGCCAGAACATTATTTGCCGATTTTCCTGCAAACAGATGGCATCAACTTCAGAAATAGGTATTCAGGAATACCATAGAAACGGCTCAAAATATTCTGAAATATTTGGTGCTAGTAGCTAATACATTTGCTGCAATCATATTTTGCTTTGTAAAGGAGCATAGACTCTTTCCCCTGCAGTCAATTTTGACGTCTGAAGCGAAGGCACTGGGAAGCTTAGTGCAGATTGGCCAAGAACATGATAGAAGTAACTAGTAACGTAGCACTAACAAGTCACAATATGCTATTCAGGATAGGCTCTAACAATCCAAACAAATCATGGCGTCAAACATGAGATTTGGACTAACTTAAAAAATTCATTCAGCAACGTGTAGTGCTAGCTTCTAATACCGGCATTGGAAATATAACCGACTGTTGAATGCTTCGCAGAAAAGTCAGTGTGGTCAAACAAGTAGCGAATGACAGGGACCGAACTGCAGACATGTCTACATCATCAACTAAACAAAGCCCGGTCTGTATCGCCATGGGATTATCCTGATAATGACCTCTACCCAAATCTGTTGACATCTTAGTTTCCAGTTAATCCATTGTCAGTAATTCAAATGTTGCCCACTTGCCTCGAATTTTTAACCGGATATTTCTACTAAACAGTAAGAAAGTGTTCTAAATCAGAAAGCATCAAAGGCACGAGTCGTTCTCTAGAAATTCAGAAATTTTTAACAAACAATGCAACCGTATGTAAAACTGAATAAGCCATACACGTGTGTTAAAACTTAAAAGAAACCGCAAATTGAGGAAATTTTGTGTTAGCAATTCACCTCCTGGGGTCGCCGTCGGCGTCACGTTAACAGGcgcaggaggaggagccggcggcgctggaggtgCTGGCAACCGCAGCGTCGGGCTTCCGGAGAAGAAAGGAACCACCTCGTACCTGAAATTGCACCGCACCCCAATCAACCTCCCGCCTATGCTCCCGCTGAGATCCCGCGGCATCTGCGTAATTATGTCTCCGAGGCAGCTCCGGCAATCGGCCGGTGACATGTCGGGCGTGCACTGCACGAGCCCGTAGACGGTGTCGAAGCCCTCCTCTCCCGTGGCGAACCGCCTGGACGAGTTTGCCGCCGCGTAGTCCCCGGTGGCGTTGAGGAGCGTTTGGACGGCGGCGTCGAACACGTCCACCGGCGAGCTCACGCTCTGCGAGTTCTTgaggatgatgaggttgtcgttGCTGGTTGTGGCGAGGAAGTTCTGGTTGGAGAAGCGGAGGTAACAGGGGTCGTAGATGACGGTGGCGTCCTTGTTGAAGGCGCAGAGCTGCTGCGCGTCCTGGAAGGCGGTGGTGACGCAGGCCTCGCAGGCGGAGGCGTTGCCGTCGCCGCGGCAGAGCGCGAGGGCGTAGGCGATGTCCGGTAGGGAACCGATGCTGCCGGTGGCGAAAAGCGTCCGGGAGGCGGAGGCGTTCTTGGGGAGGGTGGCGGAGAGCTGCCGGATGTTGGATTGATAGGTGTCGTTCGCCGCATAGTTGCCGCTCTTGCCGCAGATCTGCCACGGCGGCTGGGCCGCGGTCAGTGGTGTGAGGAGGAATGCAATGAGGATTGTGGCGGCGAGGCGGTAGAACGTGCCGTGGCGAGTCGCCATGGTGGTCGCGGAAAATCTCCGGTGTGGCTACCgttaaagaagaagaagagaggccaaGGTGGTCACGGCTTTGCTCTCTCCAGTAATCaataatgctacacctacgaaaGCTCTACGTAAGGTTACGTGATGACTAGGAAGCGATCCGACGTGGCCGCAAAAGTCCGCGCGAGAAAGAAGGAAACGAAAAAAGAAACGAGGCCGCGCGAGAACGAGAAAAACTTGCGGTGGGAAAAAAGGTAATCCCATCCCTTTCTCTCCCAACCACCCGACGACGGCCGACTCGCACAGATCGGCTGGGCGAGCGGCGGCCTGACGCCCAGGCGACGGCCGACTCGCACAGATCGGCTAGGCGAGCGGCGGCCTGACGCCCAGGCGACGACGGACTCGCACAGATCGGCCCCCCTGCAGCAGCGGCCCGACGCAACGAGATCCCCTGCGGCGGCCCGACGCAACGAGATCCCCTGCGGCGGCCCGACGCGGCGAgatcctgtcacatccctagttctgacaatgcctagtgcatgcattagagtgttacatcatgtttaaatttcatttaaacttgagatggggattgactaagccctagcaccaaatgaattcaactagggtcaaaataaaacctttttcattgaactcaaaatgtcctctaaaaatgttcaacatttctgatttgaggtggaagcatctaccaaaaatggtttatatttttgcaggacatatttggtcactgaattaaatcatatagtattttcatttgggcatttaaatgctattaaatatttcaaatgctcaaataatcataaactaaaatgtttactgttggatatattctaaacagtagccatgattagtttcatgatttttgaaagtgtctgagtatttttaataaagccctaaatttacagaataatagaaaactgagataattagaaaaggagagagagagaaagacccgtacctgggccacttacctgtagccggcccagcctctgcgcggcccgttactgtgcagcccagctgccagtcatcttcctccccctcgccccgaagcagctgcgtgctggacgcacgcgcgccgacgccggccacctcctgcttcgccgtggcagcctccccgacttcctcgcgacgccacggagacgtccccgaccccctctcacttctccctcgctctctggacctccctccccctcgctcctctgtttctcccccccatgaccgagagtcgccgtcgccgccgctcgccaaaaccacggccaccgggcctccctcgctcccccgactagcccaggagctccgcctcgaccccctcttcctccccaccgatccacagccctccggaagccctgcatcgccgccatcgccgtcgtcttctacctcggacccgccggccatcttcgtcaaattcgccggctccggaccgtccccgacctcgccgagcgtcccctcgtcatcgccgtgagtcactgaccctctcccctaactcagcatgctcccctccgtgccgtagcgccgttccccacgagcaccgaagccaccgtccgccattgctgctgcacgcatagcctccgtgctcccctggcctcactgagctgctcttagtgcttcccatgactagcaggtgctgcccagcctctccatttgctcactgatgcaccgtagcgacgcgcccgagcgccaccgaacaccatcgccgccaaagctcgtcgccggcatgagttccggcgaccccacgacctcccacttggtcctctggatgcgcgagagcaagggccatcccctggtgccctcagcgcgccaagctgacgcctctagcgcaagtccggcgtgcccccgccgtgtcctgtggtcgccgccggctggtctccggtgacgccgacgtggcgcacctacttagtcgctaatgaccctgctaacagccctatctctcactgacatatgggccccacgcccttaactaaccacggttaaccccctgtttagtttaagttaaccacagtggccccacgcgtcggagttgacctagctgacgtggccgttgaccggtcccacctgtcagtgggttaaacaaccctgtgtcactgacgtgtggcccccacacgtcaggtttgaccagcagcagcgtctgttgacctgctgacgtcacggtgacgcactgctgacgcagtaaatgttttctggaatttaaataattcttaaatgatttattaattccagaaaatgcctaaaacttcaataaatcatagaaaattaaccgtaactccaaattaaataaattatatatgaaaaattatcagaaaaattcaaggaatccatctgtaccattttcatgcatgatagaacaacttatagctgttgtttagcacaaatcaattaaatggcatttgaataatcacatatggagtttaaatttgaatcttgtattcaaaccaacttcatttaatctgttgctagttgcattagctcaaaacacattcattttgccatgtcaagatcatgcatcatattgtgcattgcattgattgtgttcccttctatgttgccggtaattgtcccctctcgatagacgtgataccgatgatgtgatcgttgacactgatgaagactcaatgttatcttcagaagtgccaggcaagcaaacccccttgttcatttcgataaaaccctactctctcgctcctgctctcagttattgcattaggacaacaacgattcaactgttacttgctgcggtagctgaacccctttatcctctgcatgacctgtcattccacagtaaatagatgaaacccactagcatgagtaggagttgtttgagccctgatgtgcctactcattcatgcttgtcgtcatgcctgctactgcttagagttgagtcaggtctgattcatcggggatgaatcagaggcgtgtgaacatgtcttactatgggtgaactaagtgtgtgaacacgatttggtaaaggtagcggtgagaggccatgtaggagtacatggtgggttgtctcattgcagccgtcctcaggaactaagttctgtgttggtgatccatgaccagccactaccacacattggaatgcttaagtgcccctctcgacttattaatcaacttgatctctgtccaggagttgcaactagtttctggtgtttgtaggcagtgttagtagtctaccaagtggcacccggtacaggtgggcttgggacagactaggcacagtggcacggtgtaccaagtggcacccggttggtgggcttgggaaccctgctcacatcgtttagggccgtgagcgacaccccggccggatctccttgcggatggaacccgaataggcgataaacctggactagagacttgttcgattagtcaggtcgtggccgacttcctcgcccggcttccgcttgaaggttgccgaggtacatgacgtgtacagggcggtaagtggcgagagcgtgtgtgaagaagtacacccctgcagggttatcattatctattcgaatagccggattcctcggatatggaaacgtggaccccttatatcagttcatagacaagtgaaagtggatactctaaaatacgcaagataagcgtgagtgctatggatggcgttctcgtagggagacgggagcggatccatagtggtgtattgatatggtgaatatgtggactcgtgtgcgccacctcaaaagagttacttgcagtcgtagttcaggatagccaccgagtcaaagctggcttgctgcagtcaaactccaccatccctttgttgataatgatgcatatgtagttagttctgatgtaagtcttgctgggtacatttgtactcacgtttacctattttatgttttgcagagagacttcagtctcactagtagttccacgtggacttcgacgtttagcttgttacctcagctacgatcttgtgccctcggcaggatctggtagatagtcaggcttctcagcccttttcatttatagatgtctgtacccagacatgatagcttccgcttgtgctttgacttgtatgctctgagtgttgggtcatgagacccatgtttgtaatatctcgctcctcggagcctattgattaaatacttgagtcgtagagtcatgttgtgatgccatgttgtatttgcacatatcgagcatattgtgtgtatgttattgaaatgcttggtatgtgtgggatctgaccatctagttgtttatctttagtagcctctcttaccgggaaatgtctcctagtgtttccattgagccttggtagcttgctactgctccggaacacttaggctggccggcatgtgtccttcttcgttcctgtgtctgtcccttcggggaaatgtcacgcgatgaataccggagtcctgttagcccgctacagcccggttcaccggagtcctgctagcccagtgctacaacctggattcactcgctgatgaccgacacgttcgatgctgggtcatggatgcctgtccctgtaagtctgtgccactttggatttaggactagccatgtcagcccgagctccttatcatatagatgctagcgacactgtcatatacgtgtgccaaaaggcgcaaacggtcccgggcaaaggtaaggcgacacccgtgggaataccgtgcgtgaggccgcaaagtgatatgaggtgttacatgctaggtcgatgtggcattgagtcggggtcctgacagcgttggtatcagagcttgactgcctgtaggattaccaagccaaactggtcgaagttgagtctagaaattctttagctatataagggaattgattgtgggatggaacgtaaggctctttttactccttatacctcgtggccttctgatctgagtcatcatcttctcttctacggggattaagaactaggctatctcttctttctatcaggatcacgtgttattaatctgcagacttgtaggattgatggttctaagcctcagttcagtccctactatcttccgtatgttaattgttgatctcgaaacctcgatattgtgcttctgagtggttatgccaccatttttgcgaatgtctcaaatcttttctgagcatttacagccgttatgctgtccgagtcatcccaggtttctaggtagtctgatgcatttgcaaatcctttcttcccgtttcaatgttcccatgggccagattaaccacactaatcagtgagttgaggtactccgttaccttgacatatatgttggagatattattatgaccctaggtgtcttaggggatcacctagtaatccagtcgtgccttgtgttcccagtgtgatgattctggctatcattctcgaaagcatcccgtgatgctacttagtagtaggtattctactccttgggttttgaacccgagattcaccctacttacttcatgttgatagtaattgctagcttccttaggttattagtaaactttgcgatagtcctcgaggtctgtggtgtttccttcttccaaatactatgaaccgcttatggcagatgtttattggatcaaaagatcacaactagagtacttttgaggagttctccattcataaatcgtgactctgccagttctacctttctgcatgggttatccggaagaaatatgttgacctTGGTTCGatatactaacctatgcatccacaactcagaaaatatatgttcctttgagttgttctcgttagttgtcttctgaccctcgtctatcaattgatagtcaagagtatgtgtgcaatcgttcatcgatgcctattattcttgtggtccgtcaagccattctatttaggatgaccaggagaaacaaactccagtacctcttccatatccaggattgggtcaaagaagttgtgctccgcagatcaaaatgccaatccagcttttgctctgttctaccttggagtgttaccatctttatatcgggattgttataggaattgcacaccatcctatgaactcttggtacagtgatacttcttgccatcattgttcattcctcggttcctgtgttattgtaaccggaatgccaacaagtgaatcgtggtgtatgaaatcaatactgctagcaactccgttgcttggtagctaaaggataataatttcattcttagcgtgttggtttttgaatcatccttctaagactgatcgtgctacctagtccttatttcctggtgcactctttgattgatgagtaggattttgtcaagtcctcgctcatttgatgatgtcgtcttgccctcaaaagcaagattgttctcgagcttagtaacataacggtggttcgtaattttccgaatatcttctcgtaagtattaccaggttgtcacctgaccgctatgttgagttcgtgatcaagttggttttccagtaaaccactttttctccaagaatcggtgttagatatccttgggctagttggttaagctagacaacaacttggagagttggaagataaaagcttgcctgacttagttcgttccaaaggggtattcttgtgtagtgtgtgttgaagaaagatgatatcttcatcgattggtccttgtgatcagttgctggaccta is a window encoding:
- the LOC123044627 gene encoding cysteine-rich receptor-like protein kinase 6; amino-acid sequence: MATRHGTFYRLAATILIAFLLTPLTAAQPPWQICGKSGNYAANDTYQSNIRQLSATLPKNASASRTLFATGSIGSLPDIAYALALCRGDGNASACEACVTTAFQDAQQLCAFNKDATVIYDPCYLRFSNQNFLATTSNDNLIILKNSQSVSSPVDVFDAAVQTLLNATGDYAAANSSRRFATGEEGFDTVYGLVQCTPDMSPADCRSCLGDIITQMPRDLSGSIGGRLIGVRCNFRYEVVPFFSGSPTLRLPAPPAPPAPPPAPVNVTPTATPGGKSANNVLAIVLPIIAAILAISTVCLCYLRRRRRRRPASTEQAHYSTNHEDIDSIDSLIIDLSTLRDATNNFAEANKLGEGGFGAVYKGDLPDGQEIAVKRLSRNSGQGIGELKNELVLVAKLQHKNLVRLVGVCLQEHEKLLVYEYMPNRSIDTILFDPERKKELDWGKRLKIINGIARGLQYLHEDSQLRIIHRDLKASNVLLDSDYTPKISDFGLARLFGADQSREVTNRVVGTYGYMAPEYAMRGHYSIKSDVFSFGILMLEFVTGRRSSGSYNFDESVDLLSLIWEHWSTGTISEIIDASLRSHAPGDQMVKIFHIGLLCVQDNPADRPMMSTVNVMLSSNTVSLQSPSKPSFFITKSGTYSTPYSESSYPMASQSTAKSAMASPNEVSITELEPR